A window of Streptomyces broussonetiae genomic DNA:
GACGACCTCGAGCTGCGTGAAGCGGTCGACGCCGGTCAGGTCCTGGTCGGTGACGACACCGACGGGCCGGTGGTTCTCGTCGACGACCACACCGGCGTTGTGCGCCCGCTTGGGCAGCAGCGCCAGGGCGTCGGCGACGGTCTGGTGCGGGGCCAGCACGATCGGGGTGTCGAGCACCAGGTGGCGGCCCTTCACCCAGGAGACGACGTCGGTGACGACGTCGATCGGGATGTCCTGCGGGATGACCACGAGGCCGCCGCGGCGGGCCATGGTCTCGGCCATGCGGCGGCCCGCGATGGCGGTCATGTTGGCGACGACGAGCGGAATGGTGGTGCCCGTGCCGTCCGGCGAGCTGAGGTCCACGCCCTGACGCGAACCGACCGCGGAGCGGCTCGGCACCATGAACACGTCGTCGTACGTCAGGTCGTACGCGGGCTGGATGTCATTGAGGAAACGCACGTGCTGCACATCCCAGTCGATCAGAGGTGACCCCCCGACAGGTGTGCCAGGGGAAAAGAGCACGTACTTCATTGTCCCATGACGAGGCGCTTGTCATGCCCCAACAGAACATCCAGGCCGGCGGTACGGCCCTAGGAGGTTCCTCCAAGAGCCAGCGCGACGACCAGGGACGGCGTACGGTCTCCCGCCTCCGTGAACACCTCCTGGGCCGTCCGCCACTCCTCCGGACGCGCCTTGGCATACGGTTGCCAGCCCCGGACGACGACGAGCAGCCCCTGCTCGACGGCCCCCTCGGGCCAGACGGTGTGGTCGGTCAGGGAGTCGGCCAGCGCGTCCCAGTTGCGGCCGAACCAGTCAGGCAGCGCCAGGGCGCGGGCGACGCGGTCCATCAGGCCGGCCTTGTCGACGACCCCGTCGAGGTCCAGCGTGACCAGGTAGCGGCCCGCCAGGTCTTCGCTCATCTCAGCACCGCCCGGAACGAGTTGTAGTGATCATCGGTGTAGTAGATCTCCCCACCCTGGCCGGTGACGATGCGCCGGGCCCCGCGATCGCGCGAGCCGGGCGTGTTCACCGTGTATTCGTGGTAGTAGCCGCGCTGGTGCTTGGGCAGATGCCCCTCGAAGTTCCCGAAGGCGACCCCGTCCTTGGTGTACGGGAAAGGGCCGCCCTGGTCGATCAGGGCGAGGGTCCTGCGGGCCTCGGCCGGCAGCTGGGACTCCCTGACGGTGCCCATGCCATGGGCCCACGCCGGGGCGGACGCACCGGGCCCCGTACCGGAACGGGAACTCGCATGCGAGCCGGACGAGCATCCCGCGAGCAGGACGGCAAGAACGACGGCCAGCAGCCCCGCGAGGGCACGGGGCAGCGTCAGGGACCGCGCACGGGACGGGCTCGGGGACCGTCGGGGCATGTGGGGGACGAACCGCGACAACATGCGGACGATGCTGCCACGCCCGGCCCGCTCCGTGGCCACCATGACGCGCAGGGACCCCCTTCCCGACCGTGCTCGCCCTGACGTGCCGGAACGCGGTGGACGACCGAGCCGCCACGCCCTGCCGGGACGGCTTGGCCTGCGGGGCGCGATGACCGACCTGGACGCCTCGACCTACCGGGACGCGGTCGGCGACTCGGACGCCTAGACCTGCCGGAACACCATGCCCGACCAGCCCGCCGCACCCGCGGAGATCCGCCTGACCGGCCAGGCGGCCCACTCTGCTCGAGCGGCCACGGTCCGCCGGGCAGTGGGCTGGACCCCCTGTGGCACGGTGTTCCGGCCAGGGCCGCCCGTCTCTCACTGTGCTCCGCGGCCGGGACCGGCCACCTCGGCCCGTCGAGGTGTGACAGACCTGCCGGGGCGGCCACCGCGCGTCCGGAAGCCACGGCGACCTGCTGCAGAGCCGGCCGCACGACACCGCCACGGGCCCGGCGCCGACCGGGCGTCCGGCCCGCCGGAGAACGCACCCCGAGCCGCCACGGCCCGCCCCGGGTGCGGA
This region includes:
- a CDS encoding ribonuclease domain-containing protein, producing the protein MPRRSPSPSRARSLTLPRALAGLLAVVLAVLLAGCSSGSHASSRSGTGPGASAPAWAHGMGTVRESQLPAEARRTLALIDQGGPFPYTKDGVAFGNFEGHLPKHQRGYYHEYTVNTPGSRDRGARRIVTGQGGEIYYTDDHYNSFRAVLR
- a CDS encoding barstar family protein, translating into MSEDLAGRYLVTLDLDGVVDKAGLMDRVARALALPDWFGRNWDALADSLTDHTVWPEGAVEQGLLVVVRGWQPYAKARPEEWRTAQEVFTEAGDRTPSLVVALALGGTS